The Chelonia mydas isolate rCheMyd1 chromosome 3, rCheMyd1.pri.v2, whole genome shotgun sequence genome includes a region encoding these proteins:
- the LOC114020174 gene encoding uncharacterized protein LOC114020174, whose translation MESWAHNGTEAQPVGSSFTETDSEGARAPLGHGLAGGRKPVAQWTVPEVCAWLSSGVLGAQGPLVHAACSHAISGRALLRLTEGTLQRMGVAPGRLRWQLLQEALQLRIQQEVQELLDIADGEGLPLRGKGGSALQGVGVSAPALTGEAPPAGDGGLSPSTAERGSPAGGSEPQH comes from the exons ATGGAGAGCTGGGCCCACAATGGCACAGAGGCGCAGCCCGTGGGTTCCTCCTTCACTGAGACC GACTCAGAGGGGGCCCGAGCGCCCCTGGGCCACGGGCTGGCCGGGGGCAGGAAGCCGGTGGCCCAGTGGACGGTGCCCGAGGTGTGCGCCTGGCTGAGCAGCGGGGTGTTGGGGGCGCAGGGCCCACTGGTGCATGCGGCCTGCAGCCACGCCATCTCGGGGAGGGCGCTGCTGAGGCTGACGGAGGGGACGCTGCAGAGGATGGGAGTTGCGCCCGGGCGCCTGCGCTGGCAGCTactgcaggaggcgctgcagcTGCGGATACAGCaggaggtgcaggagctcctggacATCGCTGATGGTGAGGGGCTCCccttgcgggggaagggggggtccgccctgcagggagtgggggtctCGGCCCCAGCACTGACAGGAGAGGCTCCCCCTGCAGGAGATGGAGGTCTGAGCCCCAGCACTGCTGAGAGGGGCTCCCCTGCGGGGGGCTCTGAGCCCCAGCACTGA